ACATTTATTTCCACTGTATTCCAGCCCCAACGACTATTTATCTTAATAGCTATAAACTTGAACCGGGTAAAGCCGTGCATATCGAGGCCGGTCAACCACGGGCAGAGCTGTTATATTCGCCTGAATTCAGTACTGCATTAGCCGATAAACCTGCCGCCTTAAAACAGTGTTTAGATACCATTGAGCATGCGGTGGATTCTCACGCTACTGGTCAGGTGGGCGCGTTTTTAAGCGGTGGGCTAGATAGTTCTACCGTGGCGGGTATGTTAGCCAAAAATCAGCCACAGCAGGCCAGAACCTTTTCAATTGGCTTTGAAGTAGAAGGCTATGATGAAACCGAATATGCACTGCTAACCGCTAAGCATTTTAACACCGACCACAAGGTGTTGTATTTGAAGCCGGAAGAAGCAGAGAAAGAATTTGTTAAGGTGGCCCAGTACTTTGATGAGCCCTTTGGTAACTCATCGGCGATGGCCGCTTATTTTTGTGCTACCTTTGCCAAAAATGCAGGCATTGAAGTGCTCTTGGCTGGAGACGGTGGTGATGAACTGTTTGCTGGTAATGAACGTTATGCCAAACAAAAAGTGTTCGAGCACTATAACCGTTTACCCAGTGCGCTAGGCGATATCAGCAACATACTGTTCAACAACGGACTGACCCGCAAAATTCCCGGCTTGCAAAAGGTTGCCAGTTATTTGAATCAGGCACGAGTGCCTTTGCCAGCTCGCTTGCAAACCCATAATTTTGTTAATCAGTTAGGTGTGGAGAATATTTTTCCAGCGGCTTTTCTGGCTCAGGTTGACACCCATGTTCCCGAGCAGCAACTAAAACAGCGTTTTGACGAATGTAAAAGTAAGCATCCAGTTGATGGAATGCTCTATCTAGATTGGAAATTCACCCTTGCTGATAACGATCTGGTTAAAGTCAACAAAATGTGTGAATTGGCCGGTGTAGAAGTACGTTTCCCGCTGCTAGATAAACAACTAGTTGATTTTAGTTGCACTATCCCTGCCGATGAGAAATTGCCCGGGGGTGAGCTGCGCGACTTCTATAAAAAGTCCTGTAAAGGCTTCCTCGCCGATGAAACTTTGAGCAAAAGCAAGCATGGTTTTGGTTTGCCGTTTGGGGTGTGGATGAAAGAAAACGCAGCGCTCAAAGAGTTAACCATCACCACGTTGAATCAATTTAAGCAGCGTAATATTGTCAATGCCAGTTTGATCGAACAGGCAATGGACGCTCACAACAGCGTGCATACCGGCTATTTTGGTGAGCTTATCTGGATCATGGTGGTGTTAGAGCTGTGGTTACAAAAAGAGGCAGCAGATTTTAGTGCATAGTCTATTAAGCGTTGCTAATAGCTTACTGAGCGGCAATAAACTCAGTATATTAATCTATCACCAAGTGCTAGAAGCGTTCGACCCTATGCGGCCCTATGAAGTGACGGCAGAGGTGTTTGATTGGCATATGGCGTTAATCAGTCGCTACTTCACACCGATCAGTTTAACCGATGCGGCTAAGTATCTTGAGCAGGGCAAGCTACCTGACAAGGCTATCTGTGTCACCTTTGATGATGGCTACTTAAACAACTTAACTGTTGCTCAACCCATTCTCGCTAAATATAAGATACCGGCGACTGTATACGTGGCAACTGCCTTTACCGAAGGTGCCGATATGTGGAATGACCGAGTGTTGGATTTGTTCAACGATGCACAATTGAGCTCTTTAATCATAGAAGGCGAAAGCGTCACGCTAGGAGATTGGGAAAAGCGTAACCAGTTAGCCGCAGCGCAATTAATGCGTCTTAAATATTTGCCGATTGATGAACGCCTAGCAGGGGTTCAGAAGCTTTATGATGACAACAACCTAGCCGAACCTACACCAAGAATGATGAATGCCCAGCAAGTTAAACAACTCGCCGATTGCGGGGTTGAGATAGGTGGGCATACGGTTAATCACCCGATCCTAAAAGTGCTGTCACCCGAACAACAATTTGATGAAGTCAGTCGCTGCAAAGCTCAATTAGAGCAGTGGACCGGCAAACCGGTTAAGCACTTCGCATACCCCAATGGCTCTTACGGTAAAGATTTAACCGACGAGACCGTCGAGTTGGTGAAAAAAGCCGGTTATGAAACAGCCGTTGTCACCGATTGGGGTACATCATCACCCGGTGACGATTTACTCAGACTCAAACGATTCACCCCCTGGGATAGCTCAGCATGGAAGTTTCATGCTAGGTTGGTGAAAAGCCGCTTAACAATTTAGCATGAATTTCGACATGTTTTATATTTAGTCGTTACTAAATAATCTATAACTTATTTACCGAAGGAGCACCAATGATCTCCAAAATAAAGGGATTTAATGGGATTAGAGCATTGGCAGCCCTAACTGTAGTGTTTACCCATATTGGTGCCTATCGATTTTTAGAACATCACAACTATATATCGCGGGAATTAATCCAAAGCTTCGATGGTAGTGCCGGTGTGCAGGCATTTTTTATTCTTAGCGGTTTCTTAATTACTTATCTATTAGTAAAGGAATACCATAGAACTGGGACAGTATCCCTATATAATTTTTACTTGCGTAGAACTCTGCGGATATTCCCGCTTTATTTCCTAGTGGTTTTTCTCATTGGTATTCTGCACTTTTTTGGTTCTGGTGTAACCAATGGTGAGTCAATCTTATTTTCAATATTTTACATCTACAATTTTATACCGAAAGAGTGGTATTCATCTGTATTAGGTCATACTTGGTCGCTAGCTGTTGAAGAGCACTTCTATCTGATATGGCCATTTGTTTTTATCACTATGGCTAAATACCCTTCCAAATTAGTAAAATATTTAGTGATGTTTATTGGGATTTCGATAATCTCCAATATTGTGTTGCAATCTATTGAGTATGTACGTCAATCATTTTTCATTGGACGTTTTTCATTCATTGCAGGGGCGAATATCGCTTATGGCTGTATACTCGCATTAGCAATTTCATCAAGTGTCAGAAGAAAAAGTGTCGAAAGGATTTTAGCATCTTCCTGGCTTCTAATATTGGGCCTACTGCTATGGCAATGTGCTCTTTGGCTGCCTAAATTGCAATATTTACCTTCCGTTTATATAAGAGGGGTTGGGTTAGCCATTTGTATTGCTTGGATTTTTCTCAATCAAAGTTCCTTGCTGGTTAGAGTATTAGAGTTTCGGCCTTTAAATTACTTAGGTGAAGTCTCATATGGTATTTATATGTATCAAGGTTTTTATCTTGCCACGGGGCCATATAGAGCAGCAGGTCAAACGTGGCCGATTTCCCAAGAGATTGGTTTGGTATTGTTGGTGATTACAGTACCTATTTCCTTTCATTTATTCGAGAGACCTATAACTAAACTTAAAAGGAAATGGCAGAAAGATTGTTAGTTGCCTTCTCTGATAAAATGCTCATTAAGTTGGGCTAAATCTACTCTGTATATCTCTATCGCAGTATTAGGCTGCTGTGTGTATGTCTCAAATATCTTGTTGAATACCTTAGGAAATCTATCAACCATGTTTAGTGCAGGATCATTCATACGAGCAAATTTGCCAAAGGTGACCAAATACTCGGTATTGTACTTCAACATGCGCTCGATACTTTGCTGGTTGTTCGGGTCATTAAGTAATGGGATAGAACGGCGTTGCAATGTGTGGGGTAATACGCCCCAGTCCACAGTTGCGACTACAGCGTTCTTGGGGATTTCTATATCTACAAAGCCTTTTAGAGCACTTATTGCTGAGGATTCATCTCGAAACTTGTCTGTTTGCTCAACATGCCTAAGTAAATTAGGTGAGGCCAACACCAACAATGCACTAACGAGTAATAATGCTCCTGTTTGAGCAGGGCGTTTTAACTTTCCTAACCAAGCAAAGTTGACGCATTTATATATACCAAATCCCATCATCACTATTATGAAAGGCAGCATAGGTATCCAATAGCGATATACGATGTGTAATGTTTTAGTCAGTAATATATCTTTACCAATGAACGCCATAGACAGTCCAACATAAAGTAACTCTAATTTATTTGCTCGTTTTGCCCAAGGCCCTAATCCCAAAGCTACTAAAACGAGCATAACGACTGTTATGACGTGGCGGTTTAGGGTACTCAAACCGCCATACCATGACTCAAACAGAGCGCCGAAAAACATACTGGTACGTAATAATGGAAACTGCCAAGCAGCTTCGACACTCTCGGCTGACGCATCGCCAGGTAAGCCCTTAGCGTAGATGCTTAACCCTTTTAAACCAAAAAAGTAACCGTTGGCCATATTAAACGTATCAGGGGTATGAGCAAAATAATTCCTAGCTGTCCAAAGTATAAAAGGTAAACAAACCAATCCGCCTATGACCAGCATTTTCGATATAGATAGTTTGAGTGTGTCGCGGTTGTGCTGAAAAGCATGGATAAGCAGCGCCAAACCTAGTGCAGCGCAAAAGAATAAGCCCTGCAAGCGCACTAGTGACGAGAAGGCTACAAGGGCACAACACAGGAATAAAAATTTACGTTGCCCGCTCATATCATATTTCCGCCAGCACAATAATGCAGCCATGGAAACGGTTAAGAATAACGAGTCAGAAATAAGCGCATAAAAATAGAGCATGAAAATGCTACTAGTGAGCACGAAAAATGGAGTGAAAAAACCAATCACACCGTATTTTTCGACTGAAAAATAGCGGCTGATTATCCATATTCCGAGTATTGAGATAACACCAATAAAACCTTGTAGGAACCAGAAATCTTCGCCAAACAATGCTAAAGGCAACATAATTGCTATTGATGTACCGGGATAATACTGCAAATTAGGCTGGAAATTGAACCAATACTCCTGATGCTGCAACATATTGGTTGCGGTTCCCAAGTATATGCCAGAGTCAGGATATTGAAGCCAGAGAGAAGGGATGGTAAATAGCAATATGGCACTTATGATCAAGAGCATAATAATTTGAATTGATGATGGTTTTTTTACCACTGTTGTAGCCCTAAACATTTATTTTCCATTTCAACGGCTTGAGTACCACACTGTTTGTGGATAACGCACTGAGACCATTTCTGTGTGCTTTGAATTTTGAGATTTTCGTCACTAATCTAATCCGTTAGATAAATAATTCTGGTCAAAATACCATTAATAAGAGTTAACTCAAACCTGATTAACTCGATTCAAAAAGCTTTTCTTATGATATTAATTTTTTAACTTTGTTTAATCTTCATCTCGTTACACTTTAACAGAATAAAGTGTTAGATTTGCACACAATTTATATCTATGTAATCACAATATTGAGAGGGAAAGAGTGTCAAAAGCTGGGGCATTAAAAATTCTTAGTAATGCAAAATATTTATATATGGCATTACTAATGTCGCAAGGATTGCGTTTCGTTTATATGCTCATTTTAGCTAGGCTTCTGGGTGCTGAGCTATATGGGCTTTATACATACGGGCAATCTTGGTATTTGATGTTCTTGCCCCTTACCGGTCTTGGGTTGGGCGCCATGTTATCCAGGGAAGTGGGAAAAAGGAATGCCAACACTTCGCAGATAGTGAATCTAGTAGCTACAATTCGGATTGTAGCAGTCTTGGCGGTGGCGGCCATTTCAATGTTAACTGGTTTAATAGTCGCCGAAAATAGTTTTATTGCGTCACTGTTGCTGGTTTTTTCCTTTGCCTTGATCGGAAAAGCTATGGTTATGTGGGCAAACCAAATGTTTCAAGCATTTGAGTCAACTCAATTAGTTTTTAAGATAGAACGAGTTTTTAAACCTTGTGAGATAGCAATTAGTATTGTTGTTGCGATATTGACTGAGAACATATTATTAGTTGCCGTTGTTCATGCCTTTGCTCAGATCGCTCAAGGTTTAGTAAGTGTCTATCTGGCCAATAAAAATCTGCAGAAAGTATCTCTTCTTTGGCATCCGAAGCTGATGATTTCAACTGTAGTAGGTCTGTTTCCTCTTGCGATAGCTGTTTTTGCGGGGCAATTCCTATTTTACGGTCCAATTGTGTTGGTAAAAAGATCGTTTAGTTCTGCCAGCGATTTAGGTAATTTTTCGCTGTTGATTCAATTGTTTATTGTCATCATTGCTTTATTTTCATCAATAACAAGCGCAGCCTTGCCAGCCTTGAGCCGATCCGCTTCAAGCAATCGTAATAATTTGAATTTGTTCAGTCGAATAGCTATCTATGTGTCATGCATATTCGGAATTTTTCTATACATTGCGTCTTCATTGTTCGGTGAAAAACTACTTGTTTTAGCGTTTGGTCACAAGTTCATTTTAGCAGGTCATTACTTAGCACTGATGATGCTGGTGCTAATACCCGCGACACTTACTAATTTACTAAATAGTGTTCAAATTTCACTAGAGCACAACGTAAAGGTATTAATTACTAACCTTTTGGGTGCAGCCACCTTGGTATTGAGCTTACCTTGGTTTGTTGCACAATATGGTTTAGCGGGCGCTATATTTAGTCTGCAAGCAGCTTTCTTAGTTTCAGCGTCAATAGGTGTGATTTTCTTAACCAGAGAGCTTGTAATATCAATCAAAGACGCCCTTGTGGTGCCTGCTATGCTATTAGGTATATTTGCACTGATATATTGGTTTGGCGTGAGTATTGAGCAAACTGAAATTGCTATGTTGGTTGGAGGGATGTGTTCAATTATAATTTTATGGTTTGTAGGGCTGAATTCAAAAGAGCGAAAATCTGTCAAATACAGATTTTCTAAGTTAAAGTTTTAACTCAGATATATATTACTGTTTAAGTAAGTCTAACAGGCTCGATTTTGTTTTTTGAATTGAGTAATTCTTAACAGACTGAATTATTTTCTCTGAGTTAAATGTGTTGGGGGTGAGTGCTTGAATCATTTTTGTCAGGGCTTCTTGATCATCAGATTCGCTCACTGTAAAACCATTTACACCTTCATTTATGAGATAGGGAACTCCGCCTTTGCGGTTACCTACAACCGCACAGCCACAGAAATTAGCTTCTAGATAGACCAAACCAAATGATTCATCATACTCGGATAAAAGCCAAAATAAATCCGCGCCAGAATAATAATCTACAAGTTGTTTCCGCTCTAACCCTTGAAGTATCAATACCGAACTTTGCAAGTTATGTCTCTCAACGTGAGATTTAAACTCATCTACAAATGGCCCATTCCCAATGACAATCCAGAATAATGGCTGTTTTTCACATAACTTTTTAAACAAGTGTAGTTTGCGCACATAGCCTTTTTTTGTAGTTAAACGACTAACCGATAACAAAATTCTAGTATCCGTTTTAACGTTATATTTTTCACGCAAGTCTACTTTCAAAGGTGAAAACATGGATTCATCTATACCATTCGTAATAACTACAATTTTCTCTGTTAAATGAGATAATTGTGTCATCGAAACAAATTTGTGCTTCATGTAGTCACTGACTGCGATGATGTGTTTGCAGTGTTCCAGTAATTGAGTATATTTTTTCTTGAAGCCGAGCAATCTAAATATGGGTTCAGGTTTAATATAAATATTCTCTGGTTCGCTACCGTGTAAGTATACCCAGCATTTAGCTTTTATATGTGCCGGGAAATATCGTGCAGCCACTAAACTTGCCCCTGTATCATTGACAATAATATCGTCAAACTGGTCTAGGTTTAGCTCACGTAGCGTTTTCCAAAAGCCTAAAAACCTGAAAGGCCATGCCGTATCTGCTTGTATTATAGGAAATGTTTCTTCTATGAGATGACCTTTATCTAAGGTCACTAGGGTAAGATTGCACTCATGCTGAATTAGTCGAGCAATATCCCGAGCCACTGAACCCGCGCCACCAACCTCAGGCGGGTACTGATAAGTTATTAACAGGACATTTTTCAAGATTTTGTTCTTTCTGTTTTCATTTGACGATTGTTTAATACCAATGTTCAAGGTTGACATTGAGCAGTTTTTCGAGTCTTTTGACATCACCACTATAATGATTCTGGAGCATTGCTTTGGTAGCAGGATCTATCCGTGGCTTCTCGACTTTTTTCATGTTTTTTAACCTAACGTAATTCCTAATTTTCCATCGTGTCGCTTTTGGTAGAAATAAGCTACCAATCGTACCCATCCATTTGGGGGGAGTAGTAACAAAATGAGTAAGCTTTGCAGATCTTGCTACCTTGCTTGGGTTGTGTACTTGAAATTCGGCTGGACAAATATGAGGTAAGCCTAAAAAATCTAATAGTCCGGTGTAACTTGCTTTATTATTATTTTTGAAATCATCAAACCATATGATGTGAACATTTTCCTTACCCATAACCTTCAAATAATGTTCTACATGATCACAATATAATCCAAGACTTTGGTATCTAGTTGTATATTCCAATCTAGCATTTTTAGGAATATTATCCCCAGTTATTCTCGATGGTTCCAGATCCCATGCTTCTTCAAAAGTATTTACTACTTCACGAGTACTGAATTTTGCCTCGTAGAACATTGAATAGGCTACTTCTACAGGGTTCCTTAGCATAATGACAACTTTAGAATCTGGCGATTTTTCTAAAAATTCATATGGTGCGGATTCTGAATACAAATAGGTTGGTGATGCATCCAACGCGTAAGTTTCATCATCCCATTCTTTAAACCAATTAAGGTAGGATTTTTCATTAATTAATTCAGCATAACGAACAAGATCTTTGCCAAAAAAAGTGAACTCCTTCTGCAATGGTGTGTAAATATCTGGGTGCGCCATCAAATGTCGCGCCATTGCTGTCGTACCGGATTTTGGTGCACCGACAATATATAAATTTGGATATCTTGCTAACGAGCTCATCTAATTTAGGTCCGTAATAAGTGTGTTGAGGCTTTTGACTGATCGTTCAATACGATACTTTTCACCTACTAATTTGGTAGCGTTGGTTTTCATGCTGGCATAATCATTTTCTGAAAGGTTGATTAGGGCTGTAATACCGCAGGCCATTTCTGATGGCGATTGAGTTGCCACTAGGTAACCCGTCACGCCGTGCTCTACAATCTCTTTATTACCCGTAGGGCAATTTGTAATCACGGCAGGGACGCCCAAACATTGGGCCTCTATTGCTGCGTTGCACAGTCCTTCATAATCGCTGTTTAGAACAAAAGCCTTAGCGTTGGAAACATAAGGATAAGGATTAGTGACAAATCCTTTGAAGCGTATTTTGTCTGCTATTCCTAATCCATGAGCTTGTTGCTCTAATTCTTTACGTAATGGTCCGTCACCTAAAATAAGTAATGGGATTTGTTTGTCTGGGCTCAATAACGCATAGGCCTCTATCAAAATGTCGTAGCGTTTTTGCTGGGTTAGAGAGCCAACGGATACTAAGTATGATCCATTGGCTGGGGTTTCAACGCTGGTATCACTAGCCTTATCAACCAGAACATCAATGTTGAAACCATTGCGTATCATATAGGTTTTACCAGCTGCATAGGGATAGAAATCGACAAAGTTATCTTTTAATTCATCACATAGGACGATGTAAGCAGTAGCGTGTTGATACAGCCAATAGAAGATCTTTTTTCGCCAATCATCCTCTTGGTTAGCTGGGTTGTTCGCTACTCGCACAACCCAGCTCGTTTTTAATCGGCACAGTTTCAGCGCTAACCCGGTAAGCAGGCTCGGAAATGACCAAACACTGATGAGGATGTCTGGCTTTATCTGGAGCAAGTTTTTTATCAATAGCAAAAAGCACCAAGGAAGATACACCGCGGAGCGCTTTTGCAAGTCAACTAATTTAACATCATCAGGTACAGGGTAAGTCACTACCTGATTCAATAATAAAACAGTAATCTCTAAATTCTCTCTATCCATATTGCACAGAAGATTACTCAGCGCTCGCTCGGCGCCGCCTTTTGAGAGGGTGCTACTGACAAAACACAGTTTTTTCTTTCTACTACCGGTTAACTGCATTATGACAAGTCCTGAGATTTAGTGTGCTTGGCAAGCAGCAACTTTAGTTTTAAGTGGTCGGTGATCCGCTGGCGAATGTCATTCGATAGTATGGCCAAACATGGCAGGATCACATACTTCATTGGGCTGTTGCTTTGTTCGGATTGTCTTAGTTGGGTAAGCAGTTTGCTCACCAACTTATTGGGTGAGGCTTGGTCAATAAAATGTTGCAGTTCTTGTTCACAAAAATGGTCATGACCTTGGCGAACTCGATCATGATGTAGCTTATGGATATAGCGCCTTATTTTGTAGCGTTTTAGGCTCATACCACTGGTGATACTAGCATTATGAATACGGTATTGGAGTAGTGCGACTGGCAAGTTATGAATTTCAATTTCGGCATCAATTAATCTATATAAAAAGTCATAATCTTGCGCCGTAGATAAATTACGATAGCCTTTAATTTTGTCGTAGGCTTGCTTGGTAAACATCCAAGTGGGATGACATGCCACAGAGCAATAGGGGATCATCTTTTTCATCAGCGCATAATCTGACTGAAAATATTGTTTGCCAAGCACATTGCCCAGTTCATCTATATTTTCTATGGCACTGCCCACCAAGCCTACCTGCTGATTTGCCAATAAGAACTGATATTGAACTTTCAGTCGTTCCTGATAGGCAACATCATCGGCATCCATTCTGGCGATAAAAGCACCTGTTGATTGCTCAATTCCCTTCATTAAAGATTTTGCCAAACCAAGATTGCTGGCATTTTCAATAATGACTATTCGCCCATCACTAAGCTGTTTCTGATACAGATATTCTCGTATAGATAGGTTATTTGGGTCATCCAAAACTATGATGAATTCAAAGTCTGCTAAGGTCTGTGCCAGAATTGAATCTACTGCTGCCCCGAACCAATCTAAGGGTTCTCGATAGCATGCCATTACAACGGAAACTATAGGTGGCTTTGGGTTAAGATTATTGGTCACGGCGGTCTAAACCAATAAAAGGGGTGATTAAATACGCTGCATGTTTATGGATCATGTTGTCCCACAAAAACTCAATGCCTGCGGCTTTTGCATTGTTTGCTATAGCCGCTCGACTTGTATTATCCATCAAACTGACTTGTTGAATAACATTCGCTAAAGCTTCGCTGCTCTTGGCTTTAAATAATATTGCTGTCTTGCCATCTTCGATAATATCAGGGGCGCCTGATTCATCTGAAGCACAACACAACATCCCAGCAGACATCGCCTCAAGCAAACTAACTGGTAAGCCCTCAGCGTCACCATCGGCCGTAACGATTGATGGCAAAACAAATAGATCTGCTTGGCTTAAAACACGAAATTTGTCTTGTCCATTTACGAATCCATGAAACTTTACGGAATTGGATAAGTTAAGGGCGTTGACCTGTTGTTTTATATCACCAAGTAAAGGGCCGTCACCCAACAAGTCTAGTTGGACAGGAATACCTTTGTTAAGCACATCCGCCATCGCATGAAGTAGATAGGTTACGCCCTTTTTTTCGGCCAAGCGGCCAACAAATACTAATCGTAGTTTCCCATCATTTACTTGCTGGTTTTCATCTGCGGAACAATCTGGCAAGTTCAGATCTACTCCCATTGGCAGCACGGTCGACTTAACTTCAATTTCGTCGCGGGTATTTGAGTCGAAAAAGTCTAGGGCTTGATTTCTTCCCCTGCTGCCTGCGAACGATATAGCTTTAAATTGGGGGAGAATTTTACGCACTAAATAATTGCCTAGAAAGGGGATTTTGCGCAAAATAGTGATATCAGCAGCGTGAGACGTTAACGTATGGGGAATCGAAAATTGGTTTGCAACACGGTTACACATCAGTCCCTGCGGAGTAAACCAATGGGAGTATATCAAGTCAATTTTATATTGCTGTACAATCCTACGAGTCGCGAAGTAACAAGCAGCCAATAAAAAAGGTACTTGAAATAAGCGTAGCGGTTTTTCTTTGATATTTGGCCAAATTGCCGGATAAACAAGAGTTTGAAAAGACTCAGGCTTGAAGTACTTATAGCGGTGTATATGGACTCCTTCCCAAACTTCATATTGACTCGCCTCTGGTGCATGTGGCACTAGAACATGCACATCAAAATCAGGGTAGTGTTTTTTTAAGTAGCGTGCCTGTTGCCAAACAAAATCAACCATGCCATCACCTTGATAACGTGGAAATGTAGACGCACAGATTAAAATTCGAGTTGTCATATTTAGCAATTCATCCCTGGACCTAGAAAGTTAATCTTTGTCCCGCTTTTGCGATTGCATTTCGAGCTCCATTCTCCGCACTTTCTCTAATGTTTGCTCAACTAAGTGACGATTGAAGTTGATCAAATCGGCCAATAAGGCGATCAAAAAAGTAATAAAACCCAGAACGGTTAGCGTGCCACCGATTATCAGGGATTGAATGTGGCCGCCACCGTCGCCGGTAAAATAGAAATACATGAAGCGAATAATCGGAATAAGACCTAGGGTGGTTAAAATCAGGCTGATAAAGAAGAACACTTTGAGCGGTTGGTACATGGTGTACATGCGCACTATGGTGGTTAGTTGGCGCTCAATGAATTTTGGGATACTGGTAAAAAGGCGTGACTCGCGGGTTTTTTCATTGGTTTCAACTGGCACTGAGGTAACGGCCATATGCTTCTTACCAGCTTGGATCAAGGCTTCTATGGTGTAACTGAAAGGCGATACGATATTAAGTTGCAGTGCTGCGTCACGACTATAGGCTCTGAACCCGCTTACCGCGTCAGGTACGTCTACTCCGGATAGTTGGCGCACCACAAAGCTGCCGAGGCGTTGTAGGAACTTTTTAAATGGTGAAAAATGGTTAATTTGAGCGGTTTTTCTATCTCCAACTACAACATCAGCACTGCCGTCGAGGATAGGCTGGATCAATTTAGGGATGTCCCAACCCGCATATTGGTTGTCACCATCGGTATTGACAATGATATCTGCACCGCGTTTTAAACACTCATCTATGCCTTTGCGAAAGGTGCGCGCTAAA
Above is a window of Aliiglaciecola sp. LCG003 DNA encoding:
- a CDS encoding polysaccharide deacetylase family protein → MHSLLSVANSLLSGNKLSILIYHQVLEAFDPMRPYEVTAEVFDWHMALISRYFTPISLTDAAKYLEQGKLPDKAICVTFDDGYLNNLTVAQPILAKYKIPATVYVATAFTEGADMWNDRVLDLFNDAQLSSLIIEGESVTLGDWEKRNQLAAAQLMRLKYLPIDERLAGVQKLYDDNNLAEPTPRMMNAQQVKQLADCGVEIGGHTVNHPILKVLSPEQQFDEVSRCKAQLEQWTGKPVKHFAYPNGSYGKDLTDETVELVKKAGYETAVVTDWGTSSPGDDLLRLKRFTPWDSSAWKFHARLVKSRLTI
- a CDS encoding glycosyltransferase translates to MQLTGSRKKKLCFVSSTLSKGGAERALSNLLCNMDRENLEITVLLLNQVVTYPVPDDVKLVDLQKRSAVYLPWCFLLLIKNLLQIKPDILISVWSFPSLLTGLALKLCRLKTSWVVRVANNPANQEDDWRKKIFYWLYQHATAYIVLCDELKDNFVDFYPYAAGKTYMIRNGFNIDVLVDKASDTSVETPANGSYLVSVGSLTQQKRYDILIEAYALLSPDKQIPLLILGDGPLRKELEQQAHGLGIADKIRFKGFVTNPYPYVSNAKAFVLNSDYEGLCNAAIEAQCLGVPAVITNCPTGNKEIVEHGVTGYLVATQSPSEMACGITALINLSENDYASMKTNATKLVGEKYRIERSVKSLNTLITDLN
- a CDS encoding sulfotransferase, encoding MSSLARYPNLYIVGAPKSGTTAMARHLMAHPDIYTPLQKEFTFFGKDLVRYAELINEKSYLNWFKEWDDETYALDASPTYLYSESAPYEFLEKSPDSKVVIMLRNPVEVAYSMFYEAKFSTREVVNTFEEAWDLEPSRITGDNIPKNARLEYTTRYQSLGLYCDHVEHYLKVMGKENVHIIWFDDFKNNNKASYTGLLDFLGLPHICPAEFQVHNPSKVARSAKLTHFVTTPPKWMGTIGSLFLPKATRWKIRNYVRLKNMKKVEKPRIDPATKAMLQNHYSGDVKRLEKLLNVNLEHWY
- a CDS encoding oligosaccharide flippase family protein; amino-acid sequence: MSKAGALKILSNAKYLYMALLMSQGLRFVYMLILARLLGAELYGLYTYGQSWYLMFLPLTGLGLGAMLSREVGKRNANTSQIVNLVATIRIVAVLAVAAISMLTGLIVAENSFIASLLLVFSFALIGKAMVMWANQMFQAFESTQLVFKIERVFKPCEIAISIVVAILTENILLVAVVHAFAQIAQGLVSVYLANKNLQKVSLLWHPKLMISTVVGLFPLAIAVFAGQFLFYGPIVLVKRSFSSASDLGNFSLLIQLFIVIIALFSSITSAALPALSRSASSNRNNLNLFSRIAIYVSCIFGIFLYIASSLFGEKLLVLAFGHKFILAGHYLALMMLVLIPATLTNLLNSVQISLEHNVKVLITNLLGAATLVLSLPWFVAQYGLAGAIFSLQAAFLVSASIGVIFLTRELVISIKDALVVPAMLLGIFALIYWFGVSIEQTEIAMLVGGMCSIIILWFVGLNSKERKSVKYRFSKLKF
- a CDS encoding asparagine synthase-related protein, producing the protein MTQWQQISQIGGKQGYIDLSGNTQMVDDERGTLVLHGYSFIDDKPADAETLLGALIVADSLDSFYARLSGQYWMAIQLSNQPLTLLGDHIGATPCYYHVDDGKVFVSSSLKHIKAREDVSVEINKQALYNYIYFHCIPAPTTIYLNSYKLEPGKAVHIEAGQPRAELLYSPEFSTALADKPAALKQCLDTIEHAVDSHATGQVGAFLSGGLDSSTVAGMLAKNQPQQARTFSIGFEVEGYDETEYALLTAKHFNTDHKVLYLKPEEAEKEFVKVAQYFDEPFGNSSAMAAYFCATFAKNAGIEVLLAGDGGDELFAGNERYAKQKVFEHYNRLPSALGDISNILFNNGLTRKIPGLQKVASYLNQARVPLPARLQTHNFVNQLGVENIFPAAFLAQVDTHVPEQQLKQRFDECKSKHPVDGMLYLDWKFTLADNDLVKVNKMCELAGVEVRFPLLDKQLVDFSCTIPADEKLPGGELRDFYKKSCKGFLADETLSKSKHGFGLPFGVWMKENAALKELTITTLNQFKQRNIVNASLIEQAMDAHNSVHTGYFGELIWIMVVLELWLQKEAADFSA
- a CDS encoding glycosyltransferase family 4 protein; translated protein: MSTLNIGIKQSSNENRKNKILKNVLLITYQYPPEVGGAGSVARDIARLIQHECNLTLVTLDKGHLIEETFPIIQADTAWPFRFLGFWKTLRELNLDQFDDIIVNDTGASLVAARYFPAHIKAKCWVYLHGSEPENIYIKPEPIFRLLGFKKKYTQLLEHCKHIIAVSDYMKHKFVSMTQLSHLTEKIVVITNGIDESMFSPLKVDLREKYNVKTDTRILLSVSRLTTKKGYVRKLHLFKKLCEKQPLFWIVIGNGPFVDEFKSHVERHNLQSSVLILQGLERKQLVDYYSGADLFWLLSEYDESFGLVYLEANFCGCAVVGNRKGGVPYLINEGVNGFTVSESDDQEALTKMIQALTPNTFNSEKIIQSVKNYSIQKTKSSLLDLLKQ
- a CDS encoding acyltransferase; amino-acid sequence: MISKIKGFNGIRALAALTVVFTHIGAYRFLEHHNYISRELIQSFDGSAGVQAFFILSGFLITYLLVKEYHRTGTVSLYNFYLRRTLRIFPLYFLVVFLIGILHFFGSGVTNGESILFSIFYIYNFIPKEWYSSVLGHTWSLAVEEHFYLIWPFVFITMAKYPSKLVKYLVMFIGISIISNIVLQSIEYVRQSFFIGRFSFIAGANIAYGCILALAISSSVRRKSVERILASSWLLILGLLLWQCALWLPKLQYLPSVYIRGVGLAICIAWIFLNQSSLLVRVLEFRPLNYLGEVSYGIYMYQGFYLATGPYRAAGQTWPISQEIGLVLLVITVPISFHLFERPITKLKRKWQKDC